From Plasmodium knowlesi strain H genome assembly, chromosome: 6, one genomic window encodes:
- a CDS encoding duffy binding protein alpha codes for MEGKKKRPLFFLLVLLLSHKANNVLFERMNGILLLECENEYVKNENGYKLATGHHYMDNDQIEQWLQGTDRSRRVKIEENVKYKYNVEELNTKYEQMKGKRINRILKESTYEAQNVADNNYIDDKANGEHKTDNKTNKGEGARNMVMLDYDISGSGHPDGIIDNVVELGTEDEGNFLENSSKGGDHPYRMNRKERMSNGVINQTFLQNNVMDKCNDKRKRGERDWDCPAEKDICISDRRYQLCMKELTNLVNNTRTHSHNDITFLKLNLKRKLMYDAAVEGDLLLKKNNYQYNKEFCKDIRWGLGDFGDIIMGTNMEGIGYSQVVENNLRSIFGTDEKAKQDRKQWWNESKEHIWRAMMFSIRSRLKEKFVWICKKDVTLKVEPQIYRWIREWGRDYMSELPKEQGKLNEKCASKLYYNNMAICMLPLCHDACKSYDQWITRKKKQWDVLSTKFSSVKKTQKIGTENIATAYDILKQELNGFKEATFENEINKRDNLYNHLCPCVVEEARKNTQENVKNVGSGVESKAASSNPITEAVKSSSGEGKVQEDSAHKSVNKGEGKSSTNEADPGSQSGAPASRSVDEKAGVPALSAGQGHDKVPPAEAAATESAVLHSADKTPNTVTEENKEGTQMDGAAGGDGKAPGPTVSSDVPSVGGKDSGPSTSASHALAGENGEVHNGTDTEPKEDGEKADPQKDIEVKGKQDTDDRSQGSLGPHTDERATLGETHMEKDTETAGGSTLTPEQNVSVASDNGNVPGSGNKQNEGATALSGAESLKSNESVHKTIDNTTHGLENKNGGNEKDFQKHDFMNNDMLNDQASSDHTSSDQTSSDHTSSDQTSSDHTSSDHTSSDQTSSDQTSSDQTIDTEGHHRDNVRNPEIKSSEDMSKGDFMRNSNSNELYSHNNLNNRKLNRDQYEHRDVKATREKIILMSEVNKCNNRASVKYCNTIEDRMLSSTCSRERSKNLCCSISDFCLNYFELYSYEFYNCMKKEFEDPSYECFTKGSSTGIVYFATGGAFLIILLLFASWNAASNDYEEEATFDEFVEYSDDIHRTPLMPNDIEHMQQFTPLDYS; via the exons atggaaggaaaaaaaaaacgtcctttattttttctcctagtTTTATTATTGTCACACAAg gCTAATAATGTATTATTTGAACGAATGAATGGAATCCTTTTACTAGAATGCGAAAATGAAtacgtgaaaaatgaaaatggttATAAATTAGCTACAGGACATCATTATATGGACAACGATCAAATAGAACAATGGTTACAAGGAACTGATAGAAGCAGAAGAGTGAAGATtgaggaaaatgtaaaatataaatataacgTAGAGGAACTAAAtacaaaatatgaacaaatgaaaggaaaaagaattaacCGCATTTTGAAGGAATCCACTTACGAGGCGCAAAATGTTGCAGACAACAATTATATAGATGATAAAGCAAATGGGGAACATAAAACTGATAATAAAACTAATAAGGGGGAAGGTGCAAGGAATATGGTCATGTTGGATTATGATATATCTGGCAGTGGCCACCCAGATGGGATCATTGATAATGTTGTTGAATTGGGAACTGAGGATGAGGGGAATTTTCTTGAAAATTCCTCAAAAGGCGGTGACCATCCTTATCGTATGAAtcgaaaggaaagaatgtctAATGGAGTTATTAATCAAACTTTTCTTCAAAACAATGTAATGGACAAGTGTAATGATAAGAGAAAACGCGGGGAAAGAGATTGGGACTGTCCAGCTGAGAAGGATATTTGTATATCAGATCGAAGATATCAATTATGTATGAAGGAACTTACGAATTTAGTAAATAATACAAGGACACATTCTCATAATGATATAACATTTCTGAAAttaaatttgaaaaggaaacTTATGTATGATGCTGCTGTGGAGGGCGATTTATtattaaagaagaataacTACCAATATAACAAAGAATTCTGTAAGGATATAAGATGGGGGTTGGGGGATTTTGGAGACATAATTATGGGAACTAATATGGAAGGTATTGGGTATTCCCAAGTAGTGGAAAATAATTTGCGCAGCATCTTTGGAACTGATGAAAAGGCCAAGCAGGATCGTAAACAATGGTGGAATGAATCTAAGGAACATATATGGAGAGCAATGATGTTCTCAATTAGGAGCAGattaaaggagaaatttgTGTGGATTTGTAAAAAAGATGTTACGTTAAAAGTAGAACCCCAGATATACAGATGGATTCGAGAATGGGGAAGAGATTATATGTCAGAATTACCCAAAGAACAGGGGAAactaaatgaaaaatgtgctAGTAAATTATACTATAATAATATGGCAATATGTATGTTGCCTCTGTGCCATGATGCCTGTAAATCATATGATCAATGGataacaaggaaaaaaaaacaatgggATGTTTTGTCAACAAAATTTTCAAGTGTAAAGAAGACACAAAAAATCGGGACGGAAAATATCGCAACAGCTTATGATATACTAAAACAGGAATTAAATGGATTTAAAGAGGCGACTTTTGAGAATGAAATTAACAAACGTGATAATTTATATAATCATTTATGCCCTTGTGTCGTGGAGGAGGCTAGAAAGAATACCcaggaaaatgtgaaaaatgtagGAAGTGGTGTTGAATCTAAGGCAGCCAGTTCTAATCCGATAACTGAAGCTGTAAAAAGTAGTAGCGGGGAGGGGAAGGTTCAGGAGGATTCTGCACACAAAAGTGTTAACAAAGGTGAAGGTAAGTCTAGCACAAATGAAGCTGATCCAGGTTCTCAATCAGGTGCTCCTGCTTCTCGTAGTGTAGATGAGAAGGCAGGTGTTCCTGCTCTATCAGCTGGTCAAGGTCATGATAAAGTTCCCCCTGCTGAAGCTGCTGCTACAGAATCAGCTGTTCTGCATTCAGCAGACAAAACTCCAAATACAGtaacagaagaaaataaggaaggaaCCCAGATGGATGGTGCTGCGGGTGGAGATGGTAAGGCTCCTGGTCCAACTGTTTCTTCCGATGTTCCTAGTGTTGGGGGTAAGGATAGTGGTCCCAGTACCTCTGCGTCCCATGCTCTCGCTGGGGAAAATGGTGAAGTTCATAATGGCACTGATACTGAACCTAAGGAAGATGGTGAGAAGGCTGATCCCCAGAAAGATATAGAAGTAAAGGGTAAGCAAGATACAGATGATAGGTCACAGGGGTCACTTGGGCCACATACTGATGAAAGAGCAACTTTGGGGGAAACTCATATGGAGAAGGATACAGAAACCGCAGGAGGTAGTACTCTCACTCCCGAACAGAATGTTAGTGTTGCTTCTGATAATGGTAATGTTCCTGGATCTGGCAATAAGCAAAATGAGGGTGCAACTGCGTTGAGTGGAGCTGAAAGTTTGAAATCAAACGAAAGTGTACATAAAACTATTGATAATACAACTCACGGtttagaaaataaaaatggaggaaacgAAAAGGATTTTCAGAAGCACGATTTTATGAATAATGACATGTTGAATGATCAAGCAAGTTCTGATCACACAAGTTCAGACCAAACAAGTTCTGATCATACAAGTTCAGATCAAACAAGTTCAGATCACACAAGTTCTGATCACACAAGTTCTGATCAAACAAGTTCAGATCAAACAAGTTCTGATCAAACTATAGATACAGAAGGACATCACAGGGATAATGTCAGAAATCCTGAAATAAAGAGTTCGGAAGATATGAGTAAAGGGGATTTTATGAGAAATTCAAATAGTAACGAATTATATAGTCATAATAATTTGAATAATCGTAAATTAAATAGAGACCAATACGAACACAGAGATGTCAAAGcaacaagggaaaaaattatccttaTGTCTGAAGTAAACAAATGCAATAATAGGGCATCCGTAAAATACTGTAACACTATAGAAGACAGAATGTTATCGAGCACTTGTTCAAGGGAGAGGAGTAAAAATTTATGTTGTTCAATATCGGATTTTTGTTTGAATTATTTTGAGCTCTATTCTTATGAATTTTATAATTgcatgaaaaaggaatttgaAGATCCATCATACGAGTGCTTTACAAAAGGAAGCTCCACAG GCATAGTTTATTTTGCCACGGGGGGAGCGTTTCTGATAATACTGCTACTATTTGCCTCATGGAATGCAGCCTCGAATGA ttatgaagaagaagctaCATTTGATGAGTTCGTGGAATATTCTGATGATATTCACAGAACCCCTCTAATGCCTAACG aTATTGAGCACATGCAACAATTTACACCCCTGGATTATTCATAA
- a CDS encoding KIR-like protein, protein MEEAITNPKLGALPSYKFYTKLINKENLNDAKNFCRDVLNRDASAQGLHKICTQLIKNVELVRDDSEDTFRKKHCFDINYWLHDEVYKELKSNNKESDFQNIIDLFEEIWKKFIVHSYDVKKDKDVCFPDKALFRENFLTYLKQMKNFMDYIENYNSIKVDIRNNTYYACQVYLDYLKERIPLYFSFEPLCTKIGLNTCTSYIQGYFSYDPRKFFTKYELLKLSFQLLWNPCYRKVADLLYDFQKSPTAFKERYNEYVQAFMNNPNHKKVNLAQRGEVKHSITAVNSEAATLPTVSDSKELAEFSSAVHSNDGISGFISAQIFSLSKVALYTIFSVLAITIVITVLWKFTSLGNLFSRRRKRIRRELQYNIYLPEGDSIFDSYNSSSTISDENEHSIAYGTM, encoded by the exons ATGGAGGAAGCCATAACA AATCCTAAGCTAGGAGCGTTACCTTCATAtaaattttacacaaaattgattaataaggaaaatttaaacgATGCCAAAAATTTCTGTAGAGACGTATTAAATAGGGACGCCAGTGCCCAGGGACTTCATAAAATTTGCACACAACTCATAAAAAACGTGGAATTGGTTCGAGATGATAGTGAAGATACTTTTCGCAAGAAGCATTGTTTTGATATAAATTATTGGCTCCATGATGAAGTGTATAAAGAACTTAAGTCAAATAATAAGGAAAGCGATTTTCAGAATATAATTGATCTTTTTGAAGagatatggaaaaaatttattgtTCATAGTTATGATGTAAAGAAAGATAAGGATGTGTGTTTTCCAGACAAAGCTTTATTTAGGGAAAACTTTTTGACATatttaaaacaaatgaagaacttTATGGATTATATTGAAAATTATAATTCCATTAAAGTGGACATCCGGAATAATACATATTATGCATGTCAAGTATATTTGGATTATCTTAAAGAGAGAAttccattatatttttcctttgaacCATTATGTACAAAGATAGGACTTAACACTTGTACAAGTTATATTCAGGGTTATTTCTCATATGATCCAAGAAAATTCTTTACTAAATATGAATTACTGAAACTATCTTTTCAATTGCTTTGGAATCCTTGTTATAGAAAGGTCGCAGATCTATTATATGATTTCCAAAAATCACCTACAGCATTCAAAGAAAGGTATAATGAATATGTTCAAGCTTTCATGAATAACCCTAAtcataaaaaagtaaatttaGCACAAAGAGGTGAAGTGAAGCATTCTATTACTGCCGTAAATTCGGAAGCTGCGACACTACCAACTGTAAGTGACTCAAAAGAACTAGCAGAATTTTCAAGTGCAGTACATAGCAATGATGGTATTTCAGGATTCATAAGCGCACAGATATTTTCATTAAGTAAAGTTGCTttgtatacaattttttctgtattgGCAATCACAATAGTTATAACAGTTTTATGGAag TTCACTTCACTTGGAAACCTTTTCtcacgaagaagaaaaagaataagaaggGAGCTCCAGTATAATATTTATCTTCCAGAGGGGGATTCAATATTTGACAGTTATAATAGTTCGAGTACTATATCCGATGAAAATGAACACAGCATAGCATACGGAACTATGTAA